Proteins encoded by one window of Chryseobacterium aquaeductus:
- the tssD gene encoding type VI secretion system tube protein TssD, producing the protein MAANSRGILKFNGSEGQKLLKLNYSVSRSTDVSGRVASDPSNAIIKLTIEATEKSDILESLLNGKYKPTSGEITFNKSHEEGTLITLNWENGYVIQHEVDFDAVDENSMLISFVVSAERINYGNAAYEGLWPSS; encoded by the coding sequence ATGGCAGCAAATTCAAGAGGAATCTTAAAATTCAATGGCAGTGAAGGTCAGAAATTATTGAAGCTGAACTACAGTGTTTCGAGATCTACAGATGTTTCAGGACGTGTGGCATCAGACCCGTCAAACGCAATTATCAAACTTACCATCGAGGCAACAGAAAAATCTGACATTCTGGAATCTTTACTAAACGGAAAATACAAGCCGACTTCCGGTGAAATCACTTTCAACAAATCTCACGAAGAAGGCACATTGATTACCTTAAACTGGGAAAATGGTTACGTGATACAACATGAAGTAGATTTTGATGCAGTAGACGAAAACTCTATGCTGATCAGCTTTGTAGTGAGTGCAGAGAGAATAAATTATGGTAACGCAGCTTACGAAGGTCTTTGGCCATCTAGCTAG
- a CDS encoding DUF4280 domain-containing protein yields the protein MSEQSSSHDGKHFVVQKGKCQCNQGDQFPQHKVTTHTKHYWNNSEGSADFLAVTEDDLQFDPPGPSFGKCKLKPSSSGNLPCFYAPAGKWQKTYEKVLIMGKKALTEVSELQCTVGGKITIKDHGQRGEMSKQNVKNADEKVIRHANPLVDVNKFKETVFESELDAY from the coding sequence ATGTCAGAGCAATCATCATCTCATGACGGCAAACACTTTGTCGTACAGAAAGGGAAATGCCAGTGTAATCAAGGTGATCAGTTCCCACAGCATAAAGTTACAACCCATACAAAACATTATTGGAATAATTCCGAAGGTAGTGCAGATTTTCTTGCAGTTACCGAAGACGATTTGCAATTTGATCCGCCGGGTCCAAGTTTCGGCAAATGCAAACTGAAACCGAGTTCCAGTGGCAATCTTCCTTGCTTTTACGCACCTGCCGGAAAGTGGCAAAAAACCTATGAAAAGGTACTGATAATGGGTAAAAAAGCATTGACGGAAGTTTCTGAACTGCAATGTACGGTTGGGGGAAAAATTACCATCAAAGATCATGGGCAACGTGGTGAAATGAGCAAGCAAAACGTAAAAAACGCTGATGAAAAAGTGATCAGACATGCAAATCCTTTAGTGGATGTAAATAAGTTCAAAGAAACTGTTTTTGAAAGTGAATTAGACGCTTATTAA
- a CDS encoding PKD domain-containing protein, whose product MNYFQKNRKNIIIGVVATLLLAALIALWLQKKVIHSSDDIVGAVYPSTILVGDTLFFEDKTPFAKQRKWNFADGNSSVKNKGFHFFNKPGYYSVTLIIDDKYTKTYPIVVSSRRVEVKDSLRMTTTIDAPLQAMQFENVNFRALSDGKLFTWKFGETSGIDSKDKLATYSYKKPGDYIVTLYTDIDKDPILHRIKIVAEYNEVEEEVAVDDFYEHRDNDFKYHLQQIANGNSFNMHYNYLLNKYLCNNENSIVQVSDSKVNNFYLYCAGLQFDKNNVIQTVKLNYDDAQNCVTKVDINQSK is encoded by the coding sequence ATGAATTATTTTCAGAAGAACAGGAAAAACATCATCATCGGTGTAGTCGCCACTTTGCTGCTTGCTGCTCTCATTGCATTGTGGCTTCAGAAAAAAGTCATTCATTCATCAGATGACATTGTAGGAGCTGTATATCCGTCAACAATTCTCGTAGGAGATACACTTTTTTTCGAAGACAAGACGCCTTTCGCAAAACAAAGAAAATGGAATTTTGCAGATGGTAACAGCTCAGTAAAAAACAAAGGATTTCATTTTTTCAATAAACCCGGATATTACAGTGTGACCTTAATTATTGATGATAAATACACCAAAACTTATCCTATTGTAGTCTCTTCAAGACGTGTAGAAGTAAAGGACAGCTTAAGGATGACCACTACAATTGATGCTCCGCTTCAGGCGATGCAATTTGAAAATGTGAATTTCAGGGCACTATCAGACGGCAAACTTTTCACATGGAAGTTTGGCGAAACTTCCGGCATAGATTCTAAAGACAAACTTGCAACCTACTCATACAAAAAACCGGGAGACTATATCGTGACATTGTATACCGACATTGACAAAGATCCTATTTTGCACAGAATAAAAATCGTAGCCGAATACAACGAAGTGGAGGAAGAAGTGGCAGTAGATGATTTCTACGAACACCGAGATAATGACTTTAAATATCATTTGCAACAGATTGCCAACGGAAATAGTTTTAATATGCATTACAATTACTTGTTAAACAAATACTTATGCAACAACGAAAACTCAATCGTTCAGGTGAGCGACAGTAAAGTCAATAATTTTTATCTGTATTGTGCAGGGCTTCAGTTTGATAAAAATAATGTGATTCAGACTGTGAAACTCAATTACGACGATGCACAAAACTGCGTCACTAAAGTCGACATCAACCAAAGCAAATAA
- a CDS encoding peptidoglycan DD-metalloendopeptidase family protein, whose protein sequence is MSKIGVSKISGNPSPKIGEATTYSVTDWYPATPQAQRNASGVTWELFKKRSNGRFTTTNIRKTGSGAFTFGEVAQNNTYRLEAYLYEAEGGGPSSIEISPQPVAIPRINRVELQYVDDSPGTVFSYTEKMRARAQCVNLTGQKLKFSLWEDDATGEGHSASNLLIETKEATVNSSGVGVAEFMLTRALMQKAMQGETDPQQLEFYVTVEYFSHRKHATDNVEVNNPSHVPAPRPQPRPQQPAQRPANNVPPRAPNSPAADKPQSQKEEKGIVDTVTDWWNNLDLWDWAESPGTITPTQPPTQQPAAGRTVSVVNNTATETTCPRCKVLSITEINAVFTSATLAEKSAIMNAFNEANDQFGLDTCRQKAHFFAQVLQEIGASVNVSDGESLNYPVENLTAHFSRFSTTGRLRGAPNDLAFQYGRIDNRNIDMLRRTYRRPNLQPQRANQEMIANIAYANRADLGNGSIESGDGWNYRGRGIIQITGKEKYTRINTRITADYPAFGINIDANNINNLREGTVASMAYWKEYGCKTQADAGVTRADLDNVVDIVNSRTPSRDARWQNLQNMINIFQLELCTGDTAPTTTNAPSDWHEPVDNPISTLYMQSGGGGIDTIGENWGLFGNTRNGSVHQGLDLFAELDKDVYACTNGVVHKVSWHNGYGNTMTIKITDKESFYNHRREYVRLHANRGEIIQGSSFDKQQDIFLFYAHLNEVLIEEGVDVKAGDKIAKTGVSGVRGGTCAPHLHFEIFTTIYAVGRGLSYRCNPGYYVHFKGPAEQTAADKERQRLTAAGGRVINFDGN, encoded by the coding sequence ATGTCAAAAATAGGAGTTTCAAAAATATCCGGAAATCCATCTCCAAAAATTGGGGAAGCCACCACATACAGCGTTACAGATTGGTATCCTGCCACACCACAAGCACAAAGAAATGCATCTGGTGTAACCTGGGAGTTGTTTAAAAAACGCTCAAACGGAAGATTTACAACCACGAATATAAGAAAAACAGGTTCGGGAGCTTTTACTTTCGGAGAAGTTGCCCAAAACAATACTTATCGTCTGGAGGCATATTTATACGAGGCGGAAGGAGGCGGGCCGTCATCTATAGAGATTTCGCCACAGCCTGTTGCTATACCAAGAATTAATAGAGTTGAATTACAATACGTTGACGATTCTCCGGGAACTGTCTTTAGTTATACCGAAAAAATGCGTGCAAGAGCACAATGTGTAAATCTTACAGGGCAAAAACTGAAATTCTCTCTTTGGGAAGATGATGCAACGGGTGAAGGACATAGTGCCAGTAATCTTTTAATTGAAACTAAAGAAGCTACCGTAAATTCTAGTGGAGTTGGAGTCGCAGAATTTATGCTCACAAGAGCTTTGATGCAGAAAGCCATGCAGGGCGAGACAGATCCGCAGCAACTGGAATTTTATGTTACAGTAGAATATTTTTCGCACAGAAAACACGCGACGGATAATGTGGAGGTAAATAATCCTTCGCACGTACCAGCACCGAGACCTCAGCCAAGACCTCAGCAACCTGCGCAAAGACCTGCAAATAATGTTCCGCCAAGAGCTCCCAATTCTCCGGCTGCTGACAAACCTCAGTCTCAAAAAGAAGAAAAAGGCATCGTAGATACGGTAACCGACTGGTGGAATAATCTTGATCTTTGGGATTGGGCAGAATCTCCCGGAACAATTACTCCTACACAGCCTCCAACTCAACAACCGGCCGCAGGAAGAACCGTGAGTGTAGTCAATAATACAGCTACTGAAACTACCTGTCCTCGATGTAAAGTTTTATCAATTACAGAAATCAATGCGGTATTCACAAGTGCAACTTTAGCAGAGAAATCAGCTATTATGAATGCATTCAACGAAGCAAACGATCAGTTTGGTTTAGATACATGTCGCCAAAAAGCGCACTTCTTTGCACAGGTTTTACAGGAAATTGGTGCTTCTGTAAATGTCAGTGACGGCGAAAGTTTAAACTATCCCGTAGAAAATCTTACAGCTCACTTTTCAAGATTCAGCACAACTGGTCGTCTGAGAGGAGCGCCAAACGATTTGGCTTTTCAGTATGGAAGAATTGATAACAGAAATATTGATATGTTGAGACGTACCTATCGCAGACCAAACCTTCAGCCGCAACGTGCTAACCAGGAAATGATTGCAAATATTGCTTATGCAAACAGAGCCGATCTTGGAAATGGAAGCATTGAAAGTGGTGACGGATGGAATTATCGTGGACGAGGAATTATTCAGATCACCGGAAAAGAAAAATATACCAGAATTAATACCAGAATTACTGCAGATTATCCCGCATTCGGAATTAATATCGATGCAAATAATATCAATAACCTGAGAGAAGGAACAGTGGCAAGTATGGCTTACTGGAAAGAATACGGATGCAAAACTCAGGCAGATGCCGGAGTTACAAGAGCAGATTTGGATAATGTGGTAGATATTGTCAACAGTAGAACTCCTTCACGGGATGCGAGATGGCAAAATCTACAGAACATGATTAATATCTTCCAGCTCGAATTATGCACTGGCGATACTGCACCCACAACAACAAATGCACCTTCAGATTGGCATGAACCTGTAGATAATCCTATTTCAACATTATATATGCAAAGTGGCGGCGGCGGCATAGATACTATCGGTGAAAACTGGGGACTTTTTGGTAATACAAGAAATGGCAGTGTACATCAAGGATTAGATCTATTTGCTGAACTAGATAAAGACGTTTATGCCTGTACAAACGGTGTTGTGCATAAAGTCAGTTGGCATAATGGTTATGGTAATACGATGACGATAAAAATCACAGACAAAGAATCTTTTTATAACCATAGAAGAGAATACGTGCGTCTTCATGCGAATCGGGGCGAAATCATACAAGGTTCCTCTTTTGATAAACAGCAGGATATATTTTTATTTTATGCACATTTAAATGAAGTTCTTATTGAGGAAGGAGTTGATGTAAAAGCGGGTGATAAAATTGCAAAAACAGGTGTTTCGGGAGTGCGTGGCGGAACTTGTGCACCGCATTTGCATTTTGAAATATTTACCACAATCTATGCTGTTGGTCGTGGTTTAAGTTACAGATGTAATCCTGGTTATTATGTACATTTTAAAGGTCCTGCAGAGCAAACTGCTGCTGATAAAGAAAGACAGAGACTCACCGCAGCAGGCGGAAGAGTTATAAATTTTGATGGTAATTGA
- the tssO gene encoding type VI secretion system TssO: MQGQITLSKKEKRFQFLYLILMLLAAMLLLGIIFLNRFESPFNTSDVVTLKRLEQKSKFDIEQRNIQKVVDSTFMKISHLNAENPEAMTIHEIEKNTDFISATKKRFSTPDERIEGYPLIADFYEMYMEDKKMVKNISDDVKRLEVIVKNCEMGYKNNEQRLFERDNALRSR; this comes from the coding sequence ATGCAGGGACAGATTACACTATCAAAAAAAGAAAAACGATTTCAGTTTTTATATCTTATTCTGATGCTTTTGGCAGCTATGCTTTTGTTGGGAATCATATTTTTAAACAGATTCGAGTCACCATTTAATACATCAGATGTAGTTACGCTCAAAAGATTGGAACAGAAATCAAAATTTGATATAGAGCAAAGGAATATTCAGAAGGTTGTAGACAGTACTTTTATGAAAATATCACATCTTAATGCCGAAAATCCGGAGGCAATGACGATCCATGAAATTGAAAAAAACACCGATTTTATTTCTGCTACAAAAAAAAGATTCAGCACTCCCGATGAAAGAATAGAAGGATATCCGCTCATTGCAGATTTTTATGAAATGTATATGGAAGATAAAAAAATGGTAAAAAATATTTCAGACGATGTCAAAAGGCTTGAAGTAATCGTCAAAAACTGCGAAATGGGATATAAAAACAATGAGCAGAGATTATTTGAAAGAGATAATGCACTAAGATCCAGATAA
- the tssO gene encoding type VI secretion system TssO — MSITRDKKLNKSDVRIGIWKFILSFVVLSIISFCTVFFFFKSYHTQRLGMEAESYKYSELLGRSQVLNIKIDSISHLMSLLDINKVQNDIALRKQITEELYDARSIMGEDSTDNLKHYAVLLNHIGPMLDLKTKIISVANQKEYNRSQLLRCQGKNAGVVKELKIDPTRKFTGRRR; from the coding sequence ATGTCTATAACTAGAGATAAGAAATTGAATAAATCCGACGTCAGGATAGGTATTTGGAAATTTATTCTGTCGTTCGTAGTTTTATCAATAATATCTTTTTGTACCGTATTTTTCTTTTTTAAGAGCTACCATACCCAGCGATTGGGTATGGAGGCAGAATCTTATAAATACTCTGAACTTCTCGGCCGAAGCCAGGTTCTCAATATCAAAATTGATAGTATATCTCATCTTATGTCGCTTCTAGACATCAACAAAGTGCAAAATGACATTGCACTGAGAAAGCAAATCACAGAAGAATTGTATGATGCCCGAAGCATCATGGGCGAAGACAGCACAGATAATCTCAAACACTATGCAGTGCTGCTGAATCATATTGGGCCAATGCTGGATCTCAAAACAAAAATCATCAGTGTAGCCAATCAAAAAGAATACAACAGAAGTCAGCTATTGAGATGTCAGGGCAAAAATGCAGGAGTTGTAAAAGAACTCAAAATAGATCCCACCAGAAAATTTACAGGTAGAAGAAGGTAG
- a CDS encoding type VI secretion system Vgr family protein, which yields MNTSEQTRGSSFRPSQNAEGISDNHHTGINRLVKLSLVIEGKVIKYYKHFKLTQSAQRHHQFRITLAHDTLGDRQTHTLEEANKFLGKRITAVISYKDIDKSPERTFVGVITGVGFSQEKMSLGNIVLSGYSPTILLDGAPHIQSFGGGQPVNIGIIAEEVIKQGLDKSRFDIRVDTNDYSQIVYSSQYDETHYNYLARMAEAYGEQFYYDGEVLHFGKLPPQNKPIKLTYGSSANDINVELKAVHTKPQFYGYNSNKNEKLTSGDTPIQHVGDLAKTAYQHNDTIYKTPSLRVAPIRATTHLDVEYSQKSASGSEAVNVFNISGTTTVPFLHPGCCVDIEMRKPDTNETSYFTRIMVTETIHEIDTIGHYTGIFQGIASDTGFLPRPEFTTPIAQPQIATVISNADPEGQGRVQVRFDWQTNDTTSFIRMMSPDAGGTDQITQNRGYVAIPEVGDQVMVNFVHNHPDRPFVMGGMFHGGIGLGGGMDNRVKSIQTRSGHKVVFTEDESIIITDKSGNEIHLDTTGSNINITAPETINITARNMNINIAENITTSAGMNISETAGMNKNTGVGMLNMLSVGTDFITNVTGKMTEFIQGNKESHTEKDRLRVANGKITNQSQGLFEQHSQKEIKNNSAEISKNH from the coding sequence ATGAATACCTCAGAACAAACCAGAGGTTCTTCTTTCCGTCCATCACAAAATGCAGAAGGAATCTCAGACAATCATCATACCGGCATCAATCGTTTGGTAAAATTATCTTTGGTTATTGAAGGTAAAGTTATCAAATATTACAAACATTTTAAACTTACTCAGAGTGCGCAGCGTCATCATCAATTTAGAATAACGTTGGCTCACGATACTTTGGGCGACCGCCAGACTCATACTTTAGAAGAAGCCAATAAATTTTTAGGAAAAAGAATAACAGCTGTTATTTCATATAAAGATATCGATAAAAGTCCCGAACGTACTTTTGTTGGCGTCATTACAGGTGTAGGCTTCAGTCAGGAGAAAATGAGTTTGGGGAATATTGTGCTTTCAGGTTACAGCCCAACCATTCTTTTGGATGGTGCACCACATATTCAAAGTTTCGGTGGCGGTCAGCCTGTTAATATTGGCATTATTGCTGAAGAAGTCATCAAGCAAGGTTTGGATAAAAGCCGTTTCGACATCAGAGTAGATACCAACGATTATTCCCAAATCGTTTACAGCAGCCAATACGACGAAACTCACTACAATTACCTTGCAAGAATGGCAGAGGCGTATGGGGAGCAATTTTACTATGATGGTGAGGTTTTACACTTTGGAAAACTTCCGCCACAGAACAAACCTATCAAATTAACTTACGGAAGCAGTGCAAATGATATTAATGTAGAATTGAAAGCTGTACACACAAAGCCTCAGTTCTATGGTTACAACAGCAATAAAAACGAAAAACTGACTTCAGGCGACACACCCATTCAGCATGTCGGAGATTTGGCAAAAACAGCTTATCAACACAATGATACTATTTATAAAACACCTTCGCTCAGAGTTGCTCCGATAAGGGCGACAACACATTTGGATGTAGAATATTCGCAGAAAAGCGCATCAGGAAGTGAGGCGGTAAATGTTTTTAATATTTCAGGTACTACTACAGTTCCATTTTTACATCCAGGTTGCTGTGTAGATATTGAAATGCGAAAACCAGACACCAACGAAACTTCATATTTCACCAGAATTATGGTGACAGAAACGATACATGAGATAGACACCATAGGTCACTACACAGGAATTTTCCAGGGAATAGCCTCCGATACAGGATTTCTTCCCAGACCGGAATTCACAACTCCAATCGCACAGCCACAGATCGCTACGGTAATTTCAAATGCAGATCCGGAAGGGCAAGGAAGAGTGCAGGTAAGATTTGACTGGCAGACAAATGATACCACAAGTTTTATAAGAATGATGAGCCCTGATGCAGGTGGTACAGATCAGATTACTCAAAACAGAGGGTATGTTGCAATTCCTGAAGTGGGCGATCAGGTAATGGTAAATTTTGTACACAATCATCCAGACCGACCTTTCGTAATGGGCGGAATGTTTCACGGAGGTATTGGCTTAGGCGGCGGAATGGATAATCGTGTAAAATCTATACAGACGAGAAGCGGACATAAAGTTGTTTTCACAGAAGATGAAAGCATCATCATTACAGATAAATCCGGCAATGAGATTCATCTAGATACTACAGGAAGTAATATTAACATTACTGCACCGGAAACAATAAATATCACTGCAAGAAATATGAATATCAATATTGCAGAGAACATCACAACAAGTGCCGGAATGAATATTTCTGAAACTGCCGGAATGAATAAAAATACCGGTGTAGGAATGCTAAATATGCTGTCGGTCGGTACAGATTTTATTACTAATGTCACAGGAAAAATGACCGAATTTATCCAAGGCAATAAAGAATCTCATACCGAAAAAGACAGATTGAGAGTTGCCAACGGAAAAATCACCAATCAAAGTCAAGGATTGTTTGAACAACACTCTCAGAAGGAAATAAAAAATAATTCTGCAGAAATTTCAAAAAACCACTAG
- a CDS encoding HU family DNA-binding protein, which translates to MTKAELVNTISNKLGTEKNETQKVVEAFMQEIRTSMYNGDNVYLRGFGSFIVKTRAAKTGRNISKNTAIEIPAHNIPAFKPSKSFVEKVKTKVAVK; encoded by the coding sequence ATGACAAAGGCAGAATTGGTAAACACCATCTCAAATAAATTGGGAACAGAAAAGAATGAAACACAGAAAGTTGTAGAAGCTTTTATGCAGGAGATCAGGACTTCTATGTATAATGGAGACAATGTTTACTTAAGAGGTTTTGGTTCTTTCATCGTTAAAACTAGAGCAGCTAAAACGGGAAGAAACATTTCTAAGAACACTGCAATCGAAATCCCTGCACACAATATACCTGCTTTCAAACCATCAAAATCTTTTGTGGAGAAAGTAAAAACTAAAGTTGCAGTAAAATAA
- a CDS encoding response regulator transcription factor, with product MSKMLTNTVRFSIADSDFYFKKIMIKMLLENPFSMLLNDCNNGHELISRIYRRQEDVFMIELFMPVLSGLEAIKFIRKNNTETPIITYSGTYQEDMAEILEKIPNIYYCQKNSNIIKDIIKRQITSQEFDYKAYSESWKQQPLAVQEYMHRQKKSQEELSSTEIQLMKFCYEGFSNKEIGEQLNLSPRTIDTYINRLTEKLGLKTKLHLIRFCVENGYYNSSM from the coding sequence ATGAGTAAAATGTTAACCAATACGGTTCGGTTTTCTATAGCCGACAGCGATTTTTATTTTAAAAAAATAATGATCAAAATGCTGTTGGAAAACCCATTCAGTATGCTTCTCAATGACTGCAACAACGGTCATGAGCTCATTAGCAGGATATACAGAAGGCAGGAAGATGTTTTCATGATAGAACTTTTCATGCCTGTACTGAGCGGTCTGGAAGCCATCAAATTTATCCGAAAGAATAATACCGAGACCCCAATTATCACTTACTCAGGAACCTATCAGGAAGATATGGCGGAGATTCTAGAGAAAATTCCAAATATTTATTATTGTCAAAAAAACAGCAATATCATTAAAGATATTATCAAAAGACAAATAACATCTCAGGAATTTGATTACAAAGCCTACAGCGAAAGTTGGAAACAACAGCCATTGGCAGTTCAGGAATATATGCATCGTCAGAAAAAAAGTCAGGAAGAGCTCTCTTCTACCGAAATCCAGCTGATGAAATTCTGCTATGAAGGCTTTAGTAACAAGGAGATAGGAGAACAATTGAATCTGAGCCCGAGGACTATAGACACCTATATCAACAGACTTACAGAAAAACTGGGTTTAAAAACAAAATTACATCTCATTCGCTTCTGTGTAGAAAACGGATACTATAATTCTAGTATGTAA
- the tssR gene encoding VWA domain-containing protein: MKNKFPLAAYYIGLSVLLTSCQVKLPSKKTPEPKQYGQIDNAPVIDGFSKKSVPWIAISDRSRNTAYLDKNDEKSYKEVKFLEPLMVLKNRDGMVKVAEFIPDALMKKVSSKSVKTYGWIPESDLLLWSNSLKSEKTGYPVKVAVVPSNSEVIRSAERYYKNDSIMVFNSPSLIEAANVKIPNGQMVYVYKQAENNKRFLVGKKPSIDMDSISTGLYGWVSSDVISAWGERSAVKMKNPTGIRETSLGIHEGSPGGTDADKRTAILLTEVDKRTPLENIYPVNLGLNDTIARDAKTKYFTNVLDYSKNYVYNVLGAEIYFDRYREITEKNKKANIVFVLDVSSSNTPYTPIVKSLLQDLQLRFEKPSYFNSVKYGVVLYKNNPCGENVAPSGLDKDYSKITTFIDQKINEMNCQSTGGNQPVNEGLIAAGNLLSELPDETNIVITIGTSANRDSNMYGVINSLTQAQAKVIMFQTSARSSDTYNDFVLMAENIVTNTAKNVAELKKQKIINQSDVLTKNNFNLIEGDAGFYSLDFPKQSMAPGFVIFPKKGDVTAPGFLKKSVDSLIAQVTLDNEMIDKSLHEYFHSSVGAGRTDVDFKYKYMYPGLTNPVPAGIAAQLINYGNPFLVKGYIPRELIEFKPGMEKGILISETEYDQLKAFYSEVYEKTGAARTDFKQARALKEYVKLLKKYNPTLKFIDKGELYEQPMSYAVGISTGFDNSESELMSKYKLKGWKKSKIITNDQARTYFKHYKELAERMLTHRKNPAVKIKQNGQEFYWLNEYFMPTTLPAEAPEYTQH; encoded by the coding sequence ATGAAAAATAAATTTCCTCTAGCGGCATATTATATAGGTTTATCGGTATTGCTCACAAGCTGTCAGGTAAAATTGCCGTCAAAAAAGACACCCGAGCCCAAACAATATGGTCAGATAGATAATGCTCCTGTAATTGATGGTTTTTCTAAAAAATCAGTTCCATGGATTGCCATTTCAGACAGATCCCGAAATACAGCCTATCTTGATAAAAATGATGAAAAATCTTACAAAGAAGTTAAGTTTTTAGAGCCTTTAATGGTTCTTAAAAACCGAGACGGGATGGTAAAAGTAGCAGAATTTATTCCAGATGCTTTAATGAAAAAAGTTTCGTCAAAATCTGTGAAAACATACGGCTGGATTCCGGAATCGGATCTTCTTCTTTGGAGCAATTCTTTAAAAAGCGAGAAAACGGGTTATCCTGTAAAGGTCGCTGTGGTTCCGAGCAACTCAGAAGTGATCAGAAGTGCCGAAAGGTACTATAAGAACGATTCTATCATGGTTTTCAACTCTCCGAGCCTGATAGAAGCTGCCAATGTGAAAATACCGAACGGACAAATGGTTTATGTATACAAACAGGCAGAAAATAACAAAAGATTCCTTGTAGGGAAAAAACCTTCCATTGATATGGATAGCATCAGCACAGGTCTTTACGGATGGGTGAGTTCAGATGTAATTTCCGCTTGGGGAGAGCGTTCTGCAGTTAAAATGAAAAATCCTACAGGCATCAGGGAAACCTCATTGGGAATTCATGAAGGGTCTCCTGGAGGCACAGATGCAGACAAAAGAACGGCAATTTTACTCACCGAGGTTGATAAAAGAACGCCACTTGAAAATATTTATCCTGTAAATTTAGGTTTAAATGATACCATTGCAAGAGATGCTAAAACAAAATACTTTACCAACGTTTTAGATTACAGCAAAAATTATGTTTACAATGTTTTGGGTGCAGAGATCTATTTTGATCGTTACAGAGAGATTACCGAAAAAAACAAAAAAGCAAATATCGTTTTTGTTTTAGATGTAAGTTCCTCAAACACGCCTTACACACCAATTGTAAAGTCATTGTTACAAGATCTTCAGCTGAGATTTGAGAAACCGTCTTATTTTAATTCGGTGAAATACGGTGTCGTTCTTTATAAAAATAATCCTTGTGGAGAAAATGTAGCACCGTCGGGTCTTGATAAAGATTATAGTAAAATTACCACGTTTATTGATCAGAAAATCAATGAGATGAACTGCCAAAGCACTGGCGGAAATCAACCGGTAAACGAAGGGTTGATTGCAGCAGGAAATTTATTGTCTGAACTTCCGGATGAGACCAATATCGTCATCACCATTGGTACATCTGCAAACAGAGACAGCAATATGTATGGTGTCATTAATTCTCTGACTCAGGCACAGGCAAAAGTGATCATGTTTCAGACAAGTGCAAGATCCTCAGATACCTACAATGATTTTGTTTTAATGGCAGAAAACATTGTAACCAATACGGCCAAGAATGTTGCTGAATTGAAAAAGCAAAAAATCATCAATCAGAGTGATGTTTTGACGAAGAATAATTTCAATTTGATTGAAGGCGATGCAGGTTTCTATTCACTTGATTTTCCTAAACAAAGTATGGCCCCGGGATTTGTAATTTTCCCCAAAAAAGGAGATGTTACTGCACCAGGTTTTTTAAAGAAATCGGTTGACAGTCTGATCGCTCAGGTGACTTTGGATAACGAAATGATTGACAAATCTTTACATGAATATTTCCACTCTTCGGTAGGTGCAGGAAGAACAGATGTTGATTTTAAATATAAATATATGTATCCGGGATTGACAAATCCTGTTCCTGCGGGCATTGCGGCACAATTGATCAATTACGGAAATCCGTTTTTAGTGAAAGGTTATATTCCTAGAGAATTGATTGAGTTTAAACCAGGAATGGAAAAAGGTATTTTAATTTCTGAGACAGAATATGATCAGCTTAAAGCTTTCTACAGCGAAGTTTACGAAAAAACAGGAGCAGCAAGAACTGATTTTAAACAAGCGAGAGCATTAAAAGAATACGTTAAACTTTTAAAAAAATACAATCCTACCCTAAAATTTATTGATAAAGGAGAATTGTACGAGCAGCCAATGTCTTACGCGGTAGGAATAAGCACAGGATTTGATAATTCTGAATCTGAATTGATGTCTAAATATAAACTGAAAGGCTGGAAAAAATCTAAAATTATCACCAACGATCAGGCAAGAACTTATTTTAAACATTATAAAGAATTAGCAGAAAGAATGCTGACTCACAGAAAAAATCCGGCGGTAAAGATAAAACAAAACGGACAGGAATTTTATTGGCTAAATGAGTATTTCATGCCGACCACATTGCCTGCTGAAGCACCAGAATATACTCAACATTAA